A section of the Paenibacillus aurantius genome encodes:
- a CDS encoding peptide chain release factor 3 — translation MSTSIEKELQSEVDKRRTFAIISHPDAGKTTLTEKLLLFGGAIRLAGTVKGRKASKHATSDWMEIEKQRGISVTSSVMQFDYEGCRVNILDTPGHQDFSEDTYRTLTAADSAVMLIDSAKGVEAQTKKLFQVCSKRGIPIFTFINKMDREGRDPFELLEELEEVLGIRSYPMNWPIGSGKQFNGVYDRAQTQVELFQGDEHTNISVRKVDGYEDPLVKEIAGEFLHKKLCEDLELLDVAGDPLDMEKVLRGELTPVFFGSAINNFGVQTFLDNFLQMAPKPEPRNSSAGPIEPTEPKFSGYVFKIQANMNPAHRDRIAFLRIVSGKFERGMAVKHVRVGKEIKLSQPQQFLAQDRDIVENAYPGDIIGLFDPGIFRIGDTLAQGRELEFDELPTFSPELFSKVTVKNALKHKQYQKGIDQLTEEGTIQVFRTIGFEDTILGVVGQLQFEVLEHRMRAEYGVEIQLHRTNYQFARWIVDDKIDPSKFRVNSQLVKDKKDNYVALFENEYALRTSMEKNPTAKFLETAP, via the coding sequence ATGTCTACCTCCATAGAGAAAGAGCTTCAAAGCGAAGTTGATAAAAGACGCACCTTCGCCATCATTTCCCACCCCGATGCGGGGAAAACGACGCTGACGGAGAAGCTGCTCCTGTTCGGGGGAGCCATCCGCCTCGCGGGTACGGTTAAAGGCCGCAAGGCCAGCAAGCACGCCACCTCCGACTGGATGGAGATCGAGAAGCAGCGCGGGATATCGGTTACGTCCAGCGTGATGCAGTTCGATTACGAGGGCTGCCGGGTCAACATTCTCGACACGCCCGGTCACCAGGACTTCTCGGAAGACACCTACCGCACGCTGACCGCGGCGGACAGTGCCGTCATGCTGATTGACTCGGCCAAAGGGGTCGAGGCGCAGACAAAGAAGCTTTTCCAGGTCTGCAGCAAGCGGGGGATCCCGATTTTTACCTTCATCAACAAAATGGACCGCGAGGGCCGCGACCCGTTCGAGCTGCTAGAGGAGCTCGAAGAAGTGCTCGGCATCCGCTCGTACCCGATGAACTGGCCGATCGGCTCGGGCAAGCAGTTTAACGGCGTGTACGACCGGGCGCAAACGCAGGTGGAGCTGTTCCAGGGCGATGAGCATACGAACATCAGCGTCCGCAAGGTGGACGGCTATGAGGACCCGCTGGTGAAGGAAATCGCCGGTGAGTTCCTTCACAAGAAGCTGTGCGAGGACCTGGAGCTTCTCGACGTGGCGGGCGACCCGCTCGACATGGAGAAGGTGCTGCGCGGCGAGCTGACCCCGGTCTTCTTCGGCAGCGCCATCAACAACTTCGGGGTGCAGACGTTCCTCGACAACTTCCTGCAGATGGCGCCGAAGCCGGAGCCGCGCAACAGCTCGGCGGGACCGATCGAGCCGACGGAGCCGAAGTTCAGCGGCTACGTTTTCAAGATCCAGGCGAACATGAACCCGGCTCACCGCGACCGGATCGCGTTCCTGCGCATCGTGTCGGGCAAATTCGAGCGCGGCATGGCGGTGAAGCACGTGCGGGTCGGCAAGGAGATCAAGCTGTCGCAGCCGCAGCAGTTTCTCGCCCAAGACCGCGACATCGTCGAGAACGCGTATCCGGGCGACATCATCGGGCTGTTCGACCCGGGGATCTTCCGCATCGGCGACACGCTCGCCCAAGGCCGGGAGCTGGAGTTCGACGAGCTGCCGACCTTCTCGCCGGAGCTGTTCTCGAAGGTAACGGTCAAGAACGCGCTGAAGCATAAACAGTACCAGAAGGGCATCGACCAGCTGACGGAGGAGGGCACGATCCAAGTGTTCCGTACGATCGGCTTCGAGGATACGATTCTCGGCGTGGTCGGGCAGCTGCAGTTCGAGGTGCTCGAGCACCGGATGCGGGCGGAATACGGCGTGGAAATCCAGCTGCACAGGACGAATTATCAGTTCGCCCGCTGGATTGTCGACGACAAGATCGACCCGAGTAAATTCCGCGTCAACTCGCAGCTCGTGAAGGACAAGAAGGACAACTACGTGGCCCTGTTCGAGAATGAGTATGCCCTTCGCACCTCGATGGAGAAGAACCCGACGGCGAAGTTTCTGGAGACCGCTCCCTAA
- a CDS encoding TetR/AcrR family transcriptional regulator, translating into MAKVDRRILKTQESLKKAVIELMTEKNFDDITIQEIADRANVNRGTIYLHYQDKFDLLDKLIEAHIQEIREMGEWACKLDWSHALEPFFEYFAKNYLFFSTMLASKGAPSFRTRLLEFIMEGFKGEMDNEGGRNEELYEDVLLQYAGNAYVGVIEWWIRNEMPYPPQTMAKQAGTLLGRTL; encoded by the coding sequence ATGGCCAAGGTGGACCGACGCATTCTTAAGACACAGGAATCCTTGAAAAAAGCGGTCATTGAGCTGATGACCGAAAAAAACTTCGATGACATTACCATTCAGGAAATCGCTGACCGGGCAAACGTAAACAGGGGAACCATCTATCTTCATTACCAGGACAAATTCGATTTGTTGGATAAATTGATCGAAGCCCATATTCAAGAAATTAGGGAAATGGGGGAATGGGCTTGCAAGCTGGATTGGAGCCATGCCCTTGAACCTTTCTTTGAATACTTCGCGAAAAATTACTTGTTCTTTTCGACCATGCTTGCGAGCAAAGGAGCGCCTTCCTTCCGCACCCGGCTGCTGGAATTTATTATGGAAGGTTTTAAAGGGGAAATGGACAATGAGGGTGGAAGAAACGAGGAGTTATATGAGGACGTTCTGCTGCAATACGCCGGAAATGCTTATGTAGGGGTAATCGAATGGTGGATCCGGAACGAGATGCCTTATCCCCCTCAGACCATGGCGAAACAAGCCGGGACTCTGTTGGGAAGAACTTTATAG
- a CDS encoding MFS transporter, which produces MTNQKHLLIFILTLGVFGILNTEMGVIGILPSLAEHFDVSISQAGWLVSLFAIGVAVSGPTMPLLFSGINRKKVMLLVLGVFVAGNVVSVWAPTFTVALLARVIPAFFHPVYCSLAFTVAANSVTEEEAPKAVSKVFIGVSAGMVVGVPIASFMASAFSLQMAMIFFAVVNGMVFLATLLFVPSMPVEGRLSYGAQLSIVKKPITWISAAAVLLLNSAVFGVYSYFAEYLKAVTHMSPNPISFLLFLYGGANMVGNVLAGKLLTKHAIKWVGSFPFALGGVYLALFLLGPFSQPMVVITLIWGILAGMGGNLNQYLMTSAAPEAPDFANGLFLSSTNVGTTLGAAAGGFFITGMGTSYVVIAGFLSILLSFAVLTLRKDRFAPTRKLPG; this is translated from the coding sequence TTGACTAACCAAAAGCATTTGTTGATTTTCATCTTAACCCTGGGCGTGTTCGGCATCTTAAATACCGAAATGGGGGTGATCGGAATCTTGCCCTCCCTTGCGGAACACTTTGATGTCAGTATTTCACAAGCAGGATGGTTGGTGAGTCTTTTTGCCATAGGAGTAGCCGTGTCTGGTCCTACAATGCCGTTATTGTTTTCGGGGATCAACCGGAAGAAGGTGATGTTGCTCGTACTTGGTGTTTTCGTTGCAGGGAACGTTGTTTCCGTATGGGCGCCTACCTTCACGGTTGCCCTGCTTGCCCGTGTTATTCCCGCCTTCTTTCATCCGGTTTATTGCTCGCTGGCCTTTACCGTAGCCGCTAACTCGGTTACCGAGGAAGAAGCTCCCAAGGCCGTTTCAAAGGTCTTTATTGGGGTTTCCGCCGGTATGGTAGTCGGTGTACCCATCGCGAGTTTTATGGCGAGTGCTTTTTCTTTACAAATGGCGATGATATTCTTTGCTGTTGTAAACGGCATGGTCTTCCTTGCCACCTTGCTCTTTGTCCCTTCTATGCCTGTTGAGGGAAGACTTTCTTACGGGGCTCAATTGTCCATCGTAAAGAAACCCATCACTTGGATTTCTGCAGCGGCTGTCCTATTGTTAAACTCCGCTGTATTTGGCGTTTATAGTTATTTTGCGGAGTATCTGAAGGCGGTAACGCATATGTCTCCGAATCCCATTAGTTTCCTATTATTCCTATACGGCGGCGCTAATATGGTGGGAAACGTATTGGCAGGAAAGCTGCTTACGAAGCATGCCATTAAATGGGTAGGATCTTTTCCTTTTGCCTTGGGTGGCGTTTACCTCGCGTTATTTTTATTGGGACCGTTTAGCCAGCCTATGGTGGTCATTACGCTGATTTGGGGAATTTTAGCCGGTATGGGGGGGAATCTGAATCAATATTTAATGACGTCCGCCGCTCCGGAGGCACCGGATTTCGCTAATGGGTTATTTTTATCGTCCACCAACGTAGGAACAACCTTAGGTGCAGCGGCAGGTGGGTTCTTTATAACGGGAATGGGTACATCCTATGTCGTAATTGCAGGCTTCCTATCTATCCTATTGAGTTTTGCCGTCCTTACCCTCCGAAAGGATAGATTCGCCCCTACTCGAAAACTTCCGGGGTAA
- a CDS encoding cyclophilin-like fold protein → MIKGLDLLLALVMVASLAACGGKEESSFQANQPSASSNPDNQSAKEVRIKLIMNPDEFIVKMYDNPTSRDFLSRLPLTLTFKEFGGFEKLTILEKELSTEDAPPGSDPEVGDLGYYAPWKDVNLYYKDWSYSSGLVKLGKIESGLEEFTKKLQDTKGDFTVTIQKID, encoded by the coding sequence ATGATAAAGGGATTAGATCTGCTTCTCGCTTTGGTGATGGTCGCTTCCCTTGCGGCTTGCGGGGGAAAAGAGGAGTCCAGCTTCCAAGCCAACCAACCTTCTGCTTCTTCGAACCCAGATAATCAGAGCGCGAAAGAGGTAAGGATAAAATTAATAATGAATCCTGATGAATTCATTGTGAAAATGTATGATAATCCGACAAGCCGCGACTTTCTGTCCAGGCTCCCGTTAACGCTAACCTTTAAGGAGTTTGGCGGCTTCGAAAAACTGACCATCCTGGAAAAAGAATTATCTACAGAAGATGCGCCACCAGGAAGCGATCCGGAGGTTGGAGATTTGGGCTATTACGCTCCTTGGAAAGATGTGAACCTGTATTATAAAGACTGGAGTTATTCGAGCGGACTTGTCAAATTAGGGAAGATCGAATCCGGACTGGAAGAATTCACAAAAAAGCTTCAAGATACGAAAGGTGATTTTACGGTGACTATTCAAAAAATAGATTAA
- a CDS encoding NAD(P)-dependent alcohol dehydrogenase: protein MINANARAVFSPDGPFKLTTIERRDLQPHDVLIEIKYAGICHSDIHTARGEWGPVQYPLVPGHEIAGLVAQVGSDVTKYAVGDRVGVGCMVDSCGECVNCHNGEEQYCLEGNTGTYAATDRYGQYTQGGYSTHIVVTEDFVVRIPDGLPLDAAAPLLCAGITTYSPLRHWEAAPGKKVAVVGLGGLGHMAVKLAHAMGAEVTVLSQSLKKKEDGLKLGADHYYATSDPETFKKLAGSFDLIVNTVSAKVDMNAYLSLLALDGTLVNVGAPAEPLSVNVFSLIGHRRSFAGSMIGGIRETQEMLDFCAEHHIAPEIEVISANQIDEAWERVLASDVRYRFVIDISTMNKE from the coding sequence ATGATTAATGCTAATGCACGCGCTGTATTCAGCCCAGATGGTCCGTTCAAGCTCACGACTATTGAGCGCAGGGACCTTCAGCCGCACGATGTTCTAATAGAGATAAAATACGCCGGGATCTGCCACTCCGACATTCACACGGCCCGCGGCGAATGGGGACCGGTCCAGTACCCGCTCGTTCCGGGTCACGAGATCGCGGGCCTTGTCGCCCAGGTCGGTTCGGACGTCACCAAGTATGCCGTTGGCGACCGGGTGGGGGTTGGCTGCATGGTCGACTCCTGCGGGGAGTGCGTGAACTGCCACAATGGAGAGGAGCAGTACTGCCTGGAAGGAAATACAGGCACCTATGCCGCAACCGACCGTTACGGGCAATACACACAGGGCGGTTATTCTACTCATATCGTCGTAACGGAAGATTTTGTGGTTCGAATTCCGGACGGGCTTCCGCTTGACGCCGCCGCCCCGCTGCTGTGCGCCGGCATTACGACGTATTCGCCGCTGCGCCATTGGGAAGCTGCTCCCGGCAAGAAGGTAGCGGTCGTGGGACTTGGCGGACTGGGACATATGGCGGTGAAGCTGGCGCATGCCATGGGGGCGGAGGTGACGGTTCTGTCTCAATCCCTGAAGAAGAAAGAGGACGGGCTGAAGCTTGGCGCCGATCATTATTATGCCACGAGCGATCCGGAAACGTTCAAGAAACTGGCCGGTTCGTTCGACCTGATCGTCAATACGGTCAGCGCGAAAGTCGATATGAATGCCTACCTTTCACTGCTGGCGCTGGACGGCACGCTCGTCAATGTCGGCGCACCGGCGGAGCCGTTGTCCGTTAATGTATTCTCCCTGATCGGTCACCGCCGGTCCTTTGCCGGATCGATGATCGGGGGAATCCGCGAAACGCAGGAGATGCTGGATTTTTGTGCGGAACACCACATTGCTCCTGAGATCGAGGTTATTTCCGCCAATCAGATTGATGAAGCATGGGAGCGTGTATTGGCTTCCGACGTGCGATATCGGTTTGTAATCGACATCAGCACGATGAATAAGGAATAG
- a CDS encoding AraC family transcriptional regulator: MYKDACRNASLVLNVEALTLPGNGVSFQVHYWGAQPAHYDNPVHRHSFFEVCYVLEGTGAYLDDGEWFELRPGTLFCSRPGIWHQIRSQEGLLLLFTAFEADSSPLSPEEKERFRKLGQTEKRVVHDAEESVSALIWRSLHLRAARAVPNDGLVRSLAYSLLASLPDLFLGKEAVPDIRLQAKKLPSVQLHQAKLFIMDNLSRPLHLEAVADYLHLSSRHLSRLFSEETGLTFTAYVNRERISRAVGLLKTTTHTIKEVAQFTGFETVHYFTRVFTAEMGIPPARFRREQLERGPDNG; the protein is encoded by the coding sequence ATGTACAAGGACGCCTGCCGGAATGCCTCTCTCGTGTTGAATGTGGAAGCACTCACCCTGCCGGGAAACGGAGTCTCGTTTCAGGTGCATTACTGGGGGGCCCAGCCTGCGCATTACGATAACCCGGTCCATCGTCATTCCTTCTTCGAGGTGTGCTATGTTCTAGAAGGAACGGGGGCTTACCTCGACGACGGGGAATGGTTCGAGCTGCGGCCCGGTACCCTTTTCTGCTCGCGCCCGGGCATTTGGCACCAGATCCGAAGCCAAGAGGGCCTGCTGCTGCTGTTTACGGCGTTTGAGGCCGATTCTTCTCCTCTCTCCCCTGAGGAGAAGGAACGCTTCCGCAAGCTGGGGCAGACCGAAAAGCGGGTGGTCCACGATGCGGAAGAGTCCGTATCCGCCCTGATCTGGCGCTCCCTTCACCTGAGGGCGGCCCGGGCGGTGCCGAATGACGGGCTGGTCCGGTCGCTCGCCTACTCGCTTCTCGCCTCGCTGCCCGACCTTTTTCTCGGCAAGGAAGCGGTCCCTGATATCCGTCTCCAGGCCAAGAAGCTGCCTTCGGTACAGCTCCATCAGGCGAAGCTGTTTATTATGGACAACCTTTCCCGGCCTCTGCACCTCGAAGCGGTGGCGGACTACCTGCACCTCTCCTCCCGCCACTTGTCGCGGCTCTTCTCGGAGGAAACGGGCCTGACCTTCACCGCCTACGTCAACCGGGAGCGGATATCCCGCGCCGTGGGCCTGCTGAAGACGACCACACACACCATCAAGGAGGTGGCGCAGTTTACCGGCTTTGAGACCGTCCATTATTTCACCCGGGTGTTCACCGCGGAGATGGGCATCCCGCCCGCCCGATTCCGCCGGGAACAGCTGGAACGCGGTCCGGACAACGGGTAG
- a CDS encoding phytanoyl-CoA dioxygenase family protein, which yields MISEKDVEFYKENGYLLVKKVFNAEEVAEMRTALDGILQRAAESKYDRNSAWNNDFLSPEEMKKLVLKGFHDVHYQDAAFTRAAVHPNMRAVLSKLIGPNVQLHHSKMLVKPPENGAAFPMHQDQPYFPHVSHTMMAGSLHLDDADEENGCLHVIPGSHKNGPMPHVGSHFLSHKEYPISMGTPCPAEAGDVLFFNYLTVHGSNVNRSSRTRRNVLYQFRDPMDLPEKNVHVNWGQGLMICGHNPTYVEYRPDMARLEPAKA from the coding sequence TTGATAAGTGAGAAAGATGTGGAATTTTACAAAGAAAATGGGTACCTTCTCGTCAAAAAGGTCTTTAACGCGGAGGAAGTGGCCGAGATGAGAACCGCTCTTGACGGCATCCTTCAACGCGCGGCCGAATCGAAGTATGACCGCAACAGCGCCTGGAACAACGACTTTCTCTCTCCCGAGGAGATGAAGAAGCTGGTGCTGAAGGGTTTCCACGACGTTCATTACCAGGATGCGGCCTTCACCCGTGCCGCCGTTCATCCGAACATGCGCGCGGTCCTGTCGAAGCTGATCGGGCCGAACGTTCAGCTTCACCATAGCAAGATGCTGGTGAAGCCGCCGGAGAACGGCGCCGCCTTCCCCATGCACCAGGATCAGCCTTATTTTCCTCACGTCAGCCATACGATGATGGCCGGAAGCCTTCATCTCGACGACGCGGACGAGGAGAACGGCTGCCTCCACGTCATTCCGGGCTCTCACAAGAACGGCCCGATGCCTCATGTAGGCTCGCATTTCTTAAGCCACAAGGAATACCCCATCTCGATGGGAACCCCTTGTCCGGCGGAGGCGGGAGACGTGCTCTTCTTTAACTATTTGACCGTTCACGGCTCGAACGTCAACCGGAGCTCCCGGACGAGGCGCAACGTGCTGTATCAGTTCCGGGATCCGATGGATCTTCCGGAGAAGAACGTCCATGTCAACTGGGGACAAGGACTGATGATTTGCGGCCATAACCCGACGTATGTGGAATACAGGCCGGATATGGCCCGTTTGGAACCGGCCAAGGCTTAG